A stretch of Oncorhynchus mykiss isolate Arlee chromosome 12, USDA_OmykA_1.1, whole genome shotgun sequence DNA encodes these proteins:
- the LOC110537402 gene encoding protein sprouty homolog 3-like yields the protein MDPLPGHGPPPVRMDVDGLDLQQVPVLSLDQIRSIRANNNYVERPVTLDHASQSGFFYAHDDRYPITHGYPPQGYSHGYSQGYPLPRSQSQQQHTHLAHLSRSSTTSSAMSRISAASDQRLLVGLTPSHSGLASVVRSQPKGELKPEASLGKGLVEGEDLGLHLFICELCGRCKCQECCAPRSLPSCWACGQRCLCSAESAVEYGTCLCCVKGLFYHCSTQDDEDNCADRPCACTSAHACTRWGTMGLLALCLPCLCCYPPARLCLALCQRAHDRATRPGCRCSNTNTVCRKISTSNPNPEHTPFCSKSLEKPV from the coding sequence atggaccCTCTCCCAGGTCATGGCCCTCCACCAGTCAGGATGGACGTTGATGGGCTGGACCTCCAGCAGGTGCCTGTCCTCTCCTTGGACCAGATCCGCTCCATCCGCGCCAACAACAACTACGTGGAGCGCCCCGTGACCCTGGACCATGCCTCCCAGTCCGGCTTCTTCTACGCCCACGATGACCGCTACCCCATCACCCACGGATACCCTCCTCAAGGTTACTCTCATGGTTACTCTCAGGGGTACCCTCTCCCCCGGAGCCAGAGCCAGCAGCAACACACCCACCTTGCCCATCTAAGTCGCTCCAGTACTACCAGTTCAGCCATGTCCCGGATCAGCGCTGCCTCCGACCAGAGACTCCTGGTGGGCCTGACGCCCTCCCACTCTGGCCTGGCCTCGGTGGTGCGCTCCCAGCCTAAAGGAGAACTCAAGCCTGAGGCTTCTCTGGGTAAAGGcctggtggagggagaggaccTGGGCTTGCACCTGTTTATCTGTGAGCTCTGTGGGAGGTGTAAGTGTCAGGAGTGCTGCGCTCCGCGAAGCCTGCCGTCCTGCTGGGCCTGTGGGCAGCGCTGCCTTTGCTCTGCTGAGAGTGCTGTGGAGTACGGCACCTGTCTGTGCTGCGTTAAGGGCCTGTTCTACCACTGCTCCACTCAGGATGATGAGGACAACTGTGCTGACCGGCCCTGCGCCTGCACATCCGCCCACGCCTGCACCCGCTGGGGCACCATGGGCCTTCTGGCGCTGTGCCTGCCCTGTCTCTGCTGCTACCCACCTGCCAGGCTGTGCCTCGCCCTGTGCCAGCGGGCCCACGACCGAGCCACCCGCCCCGGCTGCCGCTGCAGCAACACCAACACCGTGTGCCGTAAGATCTCCACCTCCAACCCCAACCCTGAGCACACCCCCTTCTGCAGCAAGTCCCTGGAAAAGCCTGTATGA